A genomic window from Lotus japonicus ecotype B-129 chromosome 1, LjGifu_v1.2 includes:
- the LOC130730596 gene encoding protein LIFEGUARD 4-like: MFRKTDVESGGGGGGSSRTLYPTMLENPQLRWSFIRKVYSIITFQLLLTVAVASVVVFVRPVANFFVGSTQGLIVLMIVPFITLCPLYCYRQKHPLNYFLLLIFTVTLAFAVGLSCAFVSGKVILEAFILTTVVVISLTLYTFWAARRGHDFSFLGPFLFGALLVLIVFALIQILFPLGKLGHMIYGCLAAIIFCGYIVYDTDNLIKRFSYDDYIWASVCLYLDIINLFLSLVTVFRAAD, translated from the exons ATGTTCCGGAAAACCGACGtcgagagtggtggtggtggcggtggttctTCTAGAACCCTCTACCCCACCATGCTCGAGAATCCTCAACTACGGTGGTCCTTCATACGCAAAGTCTACTCCATCATCACCTTCCAGTTACTCCTCACCGTCGCCGTTGCCTCCGTCGTTGTTTTCGTTCGCCCCGTCGCTAACTTCTTCGTCGGTTCCACCCAAGGCTTGATTGTCCTCATGATTGTGCCATTCATCA CGTTGTGTCCCCTTTACTGTTATCGCCAGAAACACCCTCTCAATTACTTCCTCCTCTTGATTTTCACTGTTACTCTAGCTTTTGCTGTTGGACTAAGCTGTGCCTTTGTCAGTG GGAAAGTGATTCTGGAAGCTTTCATATTGACTACTGTGGTGGTGATCAGCCTAACACTCTACACATTTTGGGCCGCAAGGAGAGGTCATGATTTCAGCTTTTTGGGCCCCTTCTTGTTTGGAGCACTACTAGTACTTATTGTCTTTGCCCTGATTCAG ATTCTCTTCCCACTTGGTAAGTTGGGACACATGATCTATGGTTGCCTGGCCGCAATTATATTTTGTGGCTACATCGTCTATGATACAGACAACCTGATCAAGAGGTTCTCCTATGATGATTACATCTGGGCTTCAGTCTGCCTCTATCTAGACATCATAAACCTCTTCCTCTCTCTGGTCACTGTTTTTAGAGCTGCAGATTGA
- the LOC130730595 gene encoding VAN3-binding protein isoform X2, translated as MDPKFTINCRRPELTPAGGGTPLPESPRVPMEFLSRSWSASALEVSKALASQPTLSSCKPPNATIPEETCCSEEFSTMPKNQFSFASSATSQLVLERIMSQSAREEVSPLTSGRLSHSSEPLNGGGSLTGTDSPPISPSEEFDDVVKFFRANNSILPLFNGGRASAAIGNGTASSGPKTVGRWLKDRREKKKEENRTHNAQLHATISVAAVAASVAAMAAATSASSTPSKDEKMAKTDMAVASAATLVAAQCVEAAEAMGAERDHLASVVSSAVNVRSHDDITTLTAAAATALRGAATLKARALKEVWNIAAVTPLEKGIGGINICVKGNNSNTSNTSTSDSGEIIHADNFLGSCSQELLAKGSELLKRTRKGDLHWKVVSVYIHRTGQVMLKMKSKRIAGTITKKTKIVVLDVCKDLPAWPGRHLFDDGEKRRYFGLKTDSRGVVEFECRNQREYDIWTQGVSRLLTIVAQRQIKN; from the exons ATGGATCCAAAGTTCACAATCAACTGTCGGCGGCCGGAGCTCACTCCCGCCGGTGGCGGCACCCCTCTGCCGGAGAGTCCGAGAGTGCCAATGGAGTTTCTGTCAAGGTCATGGAGTGCCTCAGCTCTTGAGGTTTCCAAAGCTCTTGCATCTCAACCAACTCTTTCTTCATGCAAACCTCCAAATGCCACTATTCCTGAAGAAACCTGTTGCTCTGAAGAGTTCTCAACTATGCCAAAGAACCAGTTCTCTTTTGCTTCCTCTGCTACCTCACAGCTTGTCCTTGAACGCATTATGTCACAGTCCGCAAGAGAG GAAGTGTCACCATTAACTTCAGGAAGGTTATCTCACAGCAGTGAGCCTTTGAATGGTGGTGGTTCATTAACGGGAACAGATAGCCCACCAATTTCTCCTTCAGAAGAATTTGACGATGTTGTCAAG ttttttcGGGCAAACAATTCAATTCTCCCGTTGTTCAATGGTGGAAGAGCAAGTGCTGCTATTGGCAATGGCACAGCTAGCTCAGGACCTAAAACTGTTGGAAGATGGTTGAAAGACcgaagagaaaagaagaaggaagaaaatagAACCCACAATGCTCAGCTGCATGCTACAATTTCAGTGGCTGCAGTAGCTGCTTCTGTAGCAGCCATGGCGGCTGCAACATCAGCCTCATCTACGCCCAGCAAGGATGAGAAGATGGCCAAGACTGACATGGCTGTGGCTTCTGCAGCCACGTTGGTCGCGGCGCAGTGTGTAGAGGCTGCTGAAGCCATGGGAGCTGAGCGTGACCACCTTGCTTCTGTGGTCAGCTCAGCGGTAAACGTCCGTTCTCATGATGATATCACCACTCTCACAGCTGCAGCTGCCACag CTCTGAGAGGAGCAGCAACCTTAAAAGCAAGAGCTTTGAAGGAAGTATGGAACATTGCCGCAGTGACACCACTAGAGAAAGGCATTGGGGGGATTAACATATGTGTGAAAGGAAATAACAGCAACACCAGCAATACCAGCACAAGTGACAGTGGAGAAATAATCCATGCAGATAATTTTTTAGGATCTTGCAGCCAAGAGCTACTTGCTAAGGGCAGTGAATTACTCAAACGCACCCGTAAAG GTGATCTCCACTGGAAAGTAGTTTCTGTTTATATACACAGAACAGGCCAG GTAATGCTGAAAATGAAGAGCAAACGCATTGCTGGAACCATTACCAAAAAGACAAAGA TTGTTGTGTTAGACGTGTGCAAAGATCTACCAGCATGGCCAGGAAGGCACCTGTTTGATGATGGAGAAAAGCGACGCTACTTTGGATTGAAGACAGACTCAAGGGGGGTTGTGGAGTTCGAGTGTAGAAATCAAAGAGAATATGATATCTGGACTCAAGGGGTTTCAAGGCTCCTCACCATTGTTGCACAAAGACAAATCAAGAACTGA
- the LOC130730595 gene encoding VAN3-binding protein isoform X1 translates to MDPKFTINCRRPELTPAGGGTPLPESPRVPMEFLSRSWSASALEVSKALASQPTLSSCKPPNATIPEETCCSEEFSTMPKNQFSFASSATSQLVLERIMSQSAREQEVSPLTSGRLSHSSEPLNGGGSLTGTDSPPISPSEEFDDVVKFFRANNSILPLFNGGRASAAIGNGTASSGPKTVGRWLKDRREKKKEENRTHNAQLHATISVAAVAASVAAMAAATSASSTPSKDEKMAKTDMAVASAATLVAAQCVEAAEAMGAERDHLASVVSSAVNVRSHDDITTLTAAAATALRGAATLKARALKEVWNIAAVTPLEKGIGGINICVKGNNSNTSNTSTSDSGEIIHADNFLGSCSQELLAKGSELLKRTRKGDLHWKVVSVYIHRTGQVMLKMKSKRIAGTITKKTKIVVLDVCKDLPAWPGRHLFDDGEKRRYFGLKTDSRGVVEFECRNQREYDIWTQGVSRLLTIVAQRQIKN, encoded by the exons ATGGATCCAAAGTTCACAATCAACTGTCGGCGGCCGGAGCTCACTCCCGCCGGTGGCGGCACCCCTCTGCCGGAGAGTCCGAGAGTGCCAATGGAGTTTCTGTCAAGGTCATGGAGTGCCTCAGCTCTTGAGGTTTCCAAAGCTCTTGCATCTCAACCAACTCTTTCTTCATGCAAACCTCCAAATGCCACTATTCCTGAAGAAACCTGTTGCTCTGAAGAGTTCTCAACTATGCCAAAGAACCAGTTCTCTTTTGCTTCCTCTGCTACCTCACAGCTTGTCCTTGAACGCATTATGTCACAGTCCGCAAGAGAG CAGGAAGTGTCACCATTAACTTCAGGAAGGTTATCTCACAGCAGTGAGCCTTTGAATGGTGGTGGTTCATTAACGGGAACAGATAGCCCACCAATTTCTCCTTCAGAAGAATTTGACGATGTTGTCAAG ttttttcGGGCAAACAATTCAATTCTCCCGTTGTTCAATGGTGGAAGAGCAAGTGCTGCTATTGGCAATGGCACAGCTAGCTCAGGACCTAAAACTGTTGGAAGATGGTTGAAAGACcgaagagaaaagaagaaggaagaaaatagAACCCACAATGCTCAGCTGCATGCTACAATTTCAGTGGCTGCAGTAGCTGCTTCTGTAGCAGCCATGGCGGCTGCAACATCAGCCTCATCTACGCCCAGCAAGGATGAGAAGATGGCCAAGACTGACATGGCTGTGGCTTCTGCAGCCACGTTGGTCGCGGCGCAGTGTGTAGAGGCTGCTGAAGCCATGGGAGCTGAGCGTGACCACCTTGCTTCTGTGGTCAGCTCAGCGGTAAACGTCCGTTCTCATGATGATATCACCACTCTCACAGCTGCAGCTGCCACag CTCTGAGAGGAGCAGCAACCTTAAAAGCAAGAGCTTTGAAGGAAGTATGGAACATTGCCGCAGTGACACCACTAGAGAAAGGCATTGGGGGGATTAACATATGTGTGAAAGGAAATAACAGCAACACCAGCAATACCAGCACAAGTGACAGTGGAGAAATAATCCATGCAGATAATTTTTTAGGATCTTGCAGCCAAGAGCTACTTGCTAAGGGCAGTGAATTACTCAAACGCACCCGTAAAG GTGATCTCCACTGGAAAGTAGTTTCTGTTTATATACACAGAACAGGCCAG GTAATGCTGAAAATGAAGAGCAAACGCATTGCTGGAACCATTACCAAAAAGACAAAGA TTGTTGTGTTAGACGTGTGCAAAGATCTACCAGCATGGCCAGGAAGGCACCTGTTTGATGATGGAGAAAAGCGACGCTACTTTGGATTGAAGACAGACTCAAGGGGGGTTGTGGAGTTCGAGTGTAGAAATCAAAGAGAATATGATATCTGGACTCAAGGGGTTTCAAGGCTCCTCACCATTGTTGCACAAAGACAAATCAAGAACTGA
- the LOC130730597 gene encoding serine/threonine-protein kinase Nek4 — MEQYEVLEQIGKGSFGSALLVRHKHEKKLYVLKKIRLARQSDRTRRSAHQEMELISKVRNPFIVEYKDSWVEKGCFVCIIVGYCERGDLADAIKKANGVNFPEEKLCKWLVQLLMALDYLHVNHILHRDVKCSNIFLTKNQDIRLGDFGLAKMLTSDDLASSIVGTPSYMCPELLADIPYGSKSDIWSLGCCIYEMAALKPAFKAFDIQALINKINKSIVAPLPTMYSSAFRGLVKSMLRKNPELRPPASELLNHPHLQPYILKIHLKLNSPRRSTFPFQWPESNYMRRTRFVVPDSVSTLSDQDKCLSLSNDRSLNPSISGTEQDSQCFTQKAHGLSTSSKEVYEVSVGGACGPWNTNKTKSPTVERTPRSRADKDSTAARRQTMGPSKISRSGSKHDTLPVSHAPSVKFPPPTRRASHPLPTRASMAKATLYTNVGTFPRVDSDVSVNAPQIDKIAEFPLASCEDLPFFPVHVPSSTSVHCYSSSAGSAYRSITKEKCIHEGKVTVPGGSCPKGSECSKHVTAGVSIHSSAELHQRRFDTSSYQQRAEALEGLLEFSARLLQHQRFDELGVLLKPFGLEKVSPRETAIWLAKSFKETVI; from the exons ATGGAGCAGTATGAAGTTCTAGAGCAGATTGGCAAAGGTTCATTTGGTTCTGCTCTGCTTGTGAGGCACAAACACGAAAAGAAACT GTATGTTCTCAAGAAGATCCGCCTTGCTCGCCAAAGTGACAGAACCCGTCGGTCTGCCCACCAGGAG ATGGAGCTTATATCTAAAGTTCGAAACCCATTTATTGTGGagtacaaagattcctgggtagAAAAG GGTTGTTTTGTATGTATCATTGTCGGCTATTGTGAAAGAGGAGATCT GGCTGACGCTATAAAAAAGGCTAATGGTGTCAACTTTCCTGAAGAG AAGCTTTGCAAGTGGCTTGTCCAGTTGCTTATGGCTCTGGATTACTTACATGTAAATCACATTCTTCATCGTGATGTTAAG TGTTCAAATATATTCTTGACAAAAAATCAAGATATACGTCTAG GTGATTTTGGTCTTGCTAAAATGTTGACATCTGATGACCTTGCTTCCTCA ATTGTTGGGACCCCAAGTTATATGTGCCCGGAGCTGCTTGCTGATATACCCTATGGCTCCAAGTCAGATATCTGGTCTTTGG GATGCTGTATTTATGAAATGGCTGCTCTAAAGCCTGCTTTTAAAGCTTTT GACATACAAGCGTTgattaacaaaataaacaagtCTATAGTAGCTCCACTGCCAACTATGTACTCTAGTGCTTT TCGAGGGCTAGTCAAAAGCATGCTGCGGAAAAATCCAGAGCTTAGGCCACCT GCTTCAGAGTTACTAAATCATCCACATCTTCAACCTTACATTCTTAAAATTCACCTAAAGTTAAATAGCCCAAGAAGAAGTACTTTTCCATTCCAATGGCCTGAGTCAAACTACATGAGGAGAACTCGGTTTGTAGTGCCAGACTCTGTTTCTACTCTTTCTGACCAAGATAAATGTTTGTCATTAAGCAATGACAGGTCCTTGAATCCTAGTATTTCTGGAACTGAACAAGATTCTCAGTGTTTCACTCAAAAGGCCCATGGATTATCCACTTCTTCAAAGGAGGTGTATGAAGTATCTGTTGGCGGTGCCTGTGGTCCGTGGAATACTAACAAAACAAAGTCCCCAACTGTTGAGAGAACACCAAGATCAAGAGCAGATAAAGACTCCACCGCTGCCAGAAGGCAGACGATGGGACCATCCAAAATATCCCGTTCTGGTTCAAAGCATGATACA cTTCCAGTCTCTCATGCACCATCTGTGAAGTTTCCCCCACCAACTCGTAGAGCATCCCATCCACTGCCTACAAGAGCCTCGATGGCCAAAGCAACCCTTTACACCAATGTTGGCACCTTTCCAAGAGTGGACTCTGATGTTTCTGTTAATGCGCCACAAATTGACAAGATTGCAGAATTTCCATTGGCCTCTTGTGAGGATCTTCCTTTCTTCCCTGTTCATGTACCATCATCAACATCAGTCCACTGCTATTCTAGCTCAGCTGGGAGTGCTTATCGCTCCATCACAAAGGAAAAGTGTATTCATGAGGGCAAAGTTACTGTCCCTGGTGGTTCATGTCCAAAGGGAAGTGAATGCTCTAAGCATGTGACAGCTGGTGTTTCGATCCATTCCTCTGCTGAGTTGCATCAGCGTCGGTTTGACACCTCGTCATACCAGCAGCGTGCGGAGGCATTGGAGGGTTTGCTGGAGTTCAGTGCCAGGCTTCTACAACACCAGAGGTTTGACGAGCTTGGGGTGTTGCTAAAGCCATTCGGGCTTGAGAAGGTTTCTCCAAGGGAAACTGCTATTTGGTTGGCCAAGAGCTTTAAAGAAACTGTGATCTAa